The nucleotide window AATCTTTACGTTTAGAGTTACTTGAACAACTTAATAGCTATAATGCCGTACACTGGAACCATCAATTAATAGATTTTAAAGAATCTGAAAACAACGGCATTCAACTTAATTTTAACGTAAATGGTGAAGTAAAAAATGTAACAGCTGACCTTGTAGTAGGAGCTGATGGTATTCGCAGTACAATGCGAAAAATATTAATTGGCGAAAAGAAAACACCTTTACGTTACTTAGGCTGTATTGTAATATTAGGTATTTGTCCTTTAAAAGATTTAGAATACCTTAATAGCCCATTATTAGATTCATCTACCGTATTTCAAACAGCAAATGGTATTGAACGAATTTATATGATGCCTTATGATAAAGACACTATAATGTGGCAACTTAGTTTTCCTATGACTGAAAAAGATGCTATAAAATTAAGTAAAGAAGGTAGGCAGGCTCTTAAAGAAGAAGCATGTCGTAGAACGCAATGGCATCACCCAATTCCTCAAATTTTAGCAACAACTCACGAATCAAAAATTTCTGGTTATCCTGTTTACGATAGAGAATTACTTACTCCTGATTTATTAGAAAAAGGAAAACAAATAACACTTATTGGAGACGCAGCACATCCTATGAGCCCGTTTAAAGGTCAGGGAGCAAATCAAGCATTATTAGATGCTTTATCGTTAGCCCGAAAAATATTTAAAAATTGTGGTCCTTTATCTAAATGGAAAGAAATTGGAATACGAAAAAGTGTATTAACTGCCTTTGAACTTGAAATGTTAACACGTAGCGCTTCAAAAGTAAAAGGTTCTGCCGCCGCCGCGTCCTTCTTACATTCAGATATTGTACTTCAAAAAGGGAATAAAACAAGGGGAAGCTTTTTAAAAGAAAAAAAAGCGCAATAATGATTATTAGAAAATTTGTGTTTTTTTAGTTTAATGAATGTATTAAAAAACAACCCATCATTTTATAATTTCAATATCAAATCCAATAATATCTCTAATACCTTGTTCAGTCGTTTCTATTGGCTGAATAGGTGTTACATAATGCCATAAATCGTTACCAAAGGTTTTTTCTTCACCAGTATCTGCTTGAAAAGCAAATTCTCCTAATTCTAATTCTTTATTAAAAACTAACTCTTTATTATTCCCGATTTTCTCAAATATTTGAGTTTCTCCCCCTACAATATTTTTTCTATTTACAACCAACGCTGAAATAATATATTGCGCTCCATCTTCATGCATCCCTTCTGGAGAATTCTCGCCTTTCACTTCTCCTTTTGTTAGGGTTCTCATAAAATGACTTGTAATTTTTAGTTTATAAATTTCAGGGTGGATACTAGCTACTAATTCAAACGCCTTTTGAAGTAACTGATAAAACAATTCATTTTCAACAGCTTGTTCTGTTGCTTGTTTAAACTCTCGCTTCCAACTTCTAAAATCATTTACCTTTTGTTCAAAACTATCAGCTTCAACTCGTTGAATTTGATATTCATCTTTAACTTTTTCAATCGTAAATGTTGAAATATTTCGTTGTCTTGTTATTGTAGAAACATGTGAGAATTGTTTTTTCTGTTCAATAGTTAATCTAGAAATCCAAGGCTCTAAAACCTCTACACCGACTTGCTTTTCAAAATAAGATTTATGAATACTACTTATAGAATCAATATCATCAGAAAAATTATTTTTTAGAAACGTTATTTGATTTTCTTTCACCAAATATTCATCGCTTTCTAAGTTTTCAAACAACGGCTGAAAATAGCTTAGAAACGCTTCTCTATTAATTTGTAACTCTATTAAACTTCCTATGCGAATAGGAGATTTAATTTCTCTATTAATTACTGCCGATATGTTTTTTTCGGTAACCATCTACTTATTCCTTTTCTTGAAATTGTAAATACTCTTCTACTGTTTTATTTACTGGCGGAATATCTTCTTCTGTTATTGTTTTTAAAATCTCAACTGTTATTGGAGCAATACTCACAATTCTATTAGCTTGGTATTCTATTATTTTTTCGAATAAATTTCTTGCCACACGTGCATTTCCAAAATTTTTATCTTTCTTTTCGTAAAACTTATCAAAAATAAAATGCAATTTCTCTTTCGCATCCTCTATTAATACAAAATCATTCTTTCTACAGAACAACTCAAAAATACCAATTAACTCACTTGGCTTGTAATGATCAAACGTAAAGTATCTATTAAAACGCGATTGTAGCCCAGGATTTGATGTAATGAAATTTTTCATTTCATCTGGGTATCCTGCAACAATTACCACCAACTCTTTTCGGTGATCTTCCATCTTTTTTAATAACACCTCTATAGCTTCATTCCCAAAATCTTGTTTATTATCTTTTGATAATGCATACGCTTCATCAATAAATAACACACCGTTTAAAGAGGTATTCACAATCTCTTCAACCTTCAAAGCAGTTTGACCAACATACCCAGCAACCATACCACTTCTATCCGTTTCTATTAAATGCCCTTTTTCAAGATATTCAAGGTGTTTATATATTTTAGAAACCAAACGAGCAACCGTCGTTTTTCCTGTTCCAGGAGGTCCCATAAAAACAGAGTGCAATGAATTATTTACCGATTTTAGCCCTTCTTTTTCTCGTAGTTTTTGAACTTTTAAAAAGTTTGCTAATTCTTGAACAGCAATTTTAATAGTATCTAACCCTATCAATTCATTCAATTCATCTAATACATCTTGCAACGTTTCATTTTCATCTACTTCAGTTTGTGTTACTCCTTGTAATTTTTGCTTAGGGCGTGATACACTATTATTAATTTCTTTCAATGCTTTTTCTTCTTCTTCAGAAATAGTTCCATCAGCTTTTGAAATTAATGTTGCTATACGGTATAAAAAGGCTCCTGTATTTGTAAAGTGCTTATTATCTAGTTTCTTTAATATTGAAGGTAATAGAAACTCATTTTTATATGCTTCTCCTAAATCAAACAATGAAGCTTTTTGAATAATCTCAATATTTTTATCAAAACTATTAGACGTTACAAATTTATTAATTCGTTCAATTGTTAAACTACTAATAATATCATTTCCCTGAAGTTTTTCAAACAGAAAAGCTAGTAAGAATTTCACTTTTAAGGTTGCTTCCTCATTGGTAGCATCATGTAATCCATATGTTTTATTATATACTTTTATAATGTCTTGTAAAATTACATGTTCAGCTTTAAACTCTATAGCATCATCTGTTTTATTTACAATGGTATTGATTACATTAGAAAAATGTTTATTTCTATTTAAATCTTCAGCTAATTCCTGAATTTTCTCTCCTTCTTCTTTTAAGATTTCTAAAAAATCATGCTCAATTGCATAATCTTTATCTCCATTCTCTTTTTGATTTACAAAATCTTTAAACTTATTTGTAAAATACTCTAAATTCTTTTTTTCTTCTTTTTGTTGTAAATGAAGATTTTCTATTAACTTTTTTAAATAGGCTATATGCTCTTTAGGAAAAAAACTAAATGCAGTATGATCTAAAGAGTTTACTGTTAATGGCAACACCAAGTTTTTAGTATGTATTTTTTTTGATGTTACAATAAAATCTAGCTGACTTTGATCTTTTTTTGTAGAGTATAACAACAATAAATCTTCTTCTTTTAATTTTAATGAAGAAAAAACATTCGATAAACTTACTATTTTAATTGGATTTACTGTTTTTCCTTTAAAAAAAAAGGGTTGAACAGTTTCATTTAATTGCAAAAAAAAACGATCAACAATTTTATAGTGTTTTGTACTGTACATAACTTTGTTTATAATAATTTTACAGAAATTAAATAAATCTATTTAGATTTAGCTAACATAATTTTATGTAAATAAAAATTGAAAAGTTTAAATATATAAAAAAGGTTGCATAAAAAGATGCATCTATTTTTAAAAACACATTGCTCTTTATACAACCTTTACTTATGAAGGCTACAAATAGTATATTTTAAATACTTTAAATATATTTTAACCTCAAATTTAAAAGATTACTTCGTCGTTCCTCCCTTCGTAATAACCAACAAAATTGTCACTAAGCGCGTAAAGAAGTGGAGCAAAGTAGTCTTTGTTTTCATTACTAAACTATAAATTTAAACTAGTAAACAACAGATTACTTCGTCGTTC belongs to Tenacibaculum sp. MAR_2010_89 and includes:
- a CDS encoding NAD(P)/FAD-dependent oxidoreductase — encoded protein: MKNKKTYWSVCKECKGEGRKKLNISKKTKLRYQKALDKHEKSKEETTAPSPPKNGISLCANCTGSGLIPTANRPIADTESYPHIAIIGGGIGGVALAVACLHRKIPFTLYERDSSFDTRSQGYGLTLQQASKAIQGFGITSLKKGLVSTKHVVHKTNGEIIGEWGAKKWLATDTKKNTKRTNVHISRQSLRLELLEQLNSYNAVHWNHQLIDFKESENNGIQLNFNVNGEVKNVTADLVVGADGIRSTMRKILIGEKKTPLRYLGCIVILGICPLKDLEYLNSPLLDSSTVFQTANGIERIYMMPYDKDTIMWQLSFPMTEKDAIKLSKEGRQALKEEACRRTQWHHPIPQILATTHESKISGYPVYDRELLTPDLLEKGKQITLIGDAAHPMSPFKGQGANQALLDALSLARKIFKNCGPLSKWKEIGIRKSVLTAFELEMLTRSASKVKGSAAAASFLHSDIVLQKGNKTRGSFLKEKKAQ
- a CDS encoding 2OG-Fe dioxygenase family protein, translating into MVTEKNISAVINREIKSPIRIGSLIELQINREAFLSYFQPLFENLESDEYLVKENQITFLKNNFSDDIDSISSIHKSYFEKQVGVEVLEPWISRLTIEQKKQFSHVSTITRQRNISTFTIEKVKDEYQIQRVEADSFEQKVNDFRSWKREFKQATEQAVENELFYQLLQKAFELVASIHPEIYKLKITSHFMRTLTKGEVKGENSPEGMHEDGAQYIISALVVNRKNIVGGETQIFEKIGNNKELVFNKELELGEFAFQADTGEEKTFGNDLWHYVTPIQPIETTEQGIRDIIGFDIEIIK
- a CDS encoding AAA family ATPase encodes the protein MYSTKHYKIVDRFFLQLNETVQPFFFKGKTVNPIKIVSLSNVFSSLKLKEEDLLLLYSTKKDQSQLDFIVTSKKIHTKNLVLPLTVNSLDHTAFSFFPKEHIAYLKKLIENLHLQQKEEKKNLEYFTNKFKDFVNQKENGDKDYAIEHDFLEILKEEGEKIQELAEDLNRNKHFSNVINTIVNKTDDAIEFKAEHVILQDIIKVYNKTYGLHDATNEEATLKVKFLLAFLFEKLQGNDIISSLTIERINKFVTSNSFDKNIEIIQKASLFDLGEAYKNEFLLPSILKKLDNKHFTNTGAFLYRIATLISKADGTISEEEEKALKEINNSVSRPKQKLQGVTQTEVDENETLQDVLDELNELIGLDTIKIAVQELANFLKVQKLREKEGLKSVNNSLHSVFMGPPGTGKTTVARLVSKIYKHLEYLEKGHLIETDRSGMVAGYVGQTALKVEEIVNTSLNGVLFIDEAYALSKDNKQDFGNEAIEVLLKKMEDHRKELVVIVAGYPDEMKNFITSNPGLQSRFNRYFTFDHYKPSELIGIFELFCRKNDFVLIEDAKEKLHFIFDKFYEKKDKNFGNARVARNLFEKIIEYQANRIVSIAPITVEILKTITEEDIPPVNKTVEEYLQFQEKE